In a single window of the Raphanus sativus cultivar WK10039 chromosome 9, ASM80110v3, whole genome shotgun sequence genome:
- the LOC130499607 gene encoding trehalose-phosphate phosphatase B encodes MMNQNVIVSDRKPILGSKTITISVSNSPLFSSPPTHFTFPRRKFLELLEAADKNSNKNNLGAGKIASWVDSMRDSSPTRLRSSSRDSVSDNNHKTSWIVRFPSALNMFDEIVNAAKGKKIVMFLDYDGTLSPIVEDPDKAYITHEMREVVKNVALNFPTAIVTGRSIDKVRSFVKLDEIYYAGSHGMDIEGPTNENTYGESDQGVLFQPASEFVPMIEKVVNILEEKTKWIPGAMVENNKFCLSVHFRRVDEKRWTALAEQVKSVLIDYPQLKLTQGRKVLEIRPTIKWDKGQALKFLLKSLGFEKSEDVVPVYIGDDRTDEDAFKVLRERGQGFGILVSKVPKETNASYSLQDPSQVNEFLKRLVEWKRKTVGEA; translated from the exons ATGATGAACCAGAATGTCATCGTCTCCGACAGAAAACCCATCTTGGGTTCGAAAACCATCACTATCTCTGTCTCTAACTCTCCCCTGTTCTCTTCTCCTCCCACTCACTTTACATTTCCTCGTCGTAAGTTCTTGGAACTTCTGGAAGCAGCTGACAAAAACAGCAACAAGAACAATCTTGGTGCTGGTAAGATTGCATCTTGGGTCGATTCCATGCGTGATTCTTCTCCTACACGTCTCAGATCCTCTTCTCGTGACTCTGTCTCAGATAACAACCATAAAACATCTTGGATC GTTCGATTTCCATCGGCTTTAAATATGTTTGATGAGATTGTCAATGCTGCTAAAGggaaaaaaattgttatgtttCTTGATTACGATGGGACGCTTTCTCCCATAGTTGAAGATCCTGACAAAGCTTACATAACACATGAG ATGCGAGAGGTTGTAAAGAATGTGGCTCTAAACTTTCCAACAGCTATAGTTACTGGAAGATCCATTGATAAG GTTCGTAGTTTTGTCAAACTCGACGAGATATACTACGCTGGAAGCCATGGCATGGACATTGAAGGTCCGACCAACGAAAATACTTACGGCGAA AGTGATCAAGGTGTGCTGTTTCAACCTGCTAGTGAATTTGTACCCATGATCGAGAAG gTGGTTAATATTTTAGAGGAAAAGACAAAATGGATCCCTGGGGCTATGGTGGAGAACAACAAGTTTTGTCTGTCCGTACATTTTCGACGTGTTGATGAGAAA AGATGGACCGCATTAGCTGAACAAGTAAAATCAGTTCTAATTGATTATCCACAGCTGAAACTAACACAAGGTAGAAAG GTGCTTGAAATCCGCCCTACGATAAAATGGGACAAGGGCCAGGCTCTCAAGTTTTTGCTAAAATCATTAG GGTTTGAAAAGTCGGAAGATGTTGTTCCTGTGTATATTGGAGATGACCGTACCGACGAAGATGCGTTTAAG GTTCTACGTGAACGGGGACAAGGTTTTGGGATTCTTGTCTCAAAAGTTCCAAAAGAAACCAATGCCTCTTACTCTCTCCAAGACCCTTCTCAG GTTAATGAGTTTCTGAAGCGTTTAGTAGAGTGGAAGAGGAAGACAGTCGGGGAAGcttga
- the LOC108823588 gene encoding F-box protein AUF1 produces the protein MDAFDAIPNHVIIDILNRVGDVKTLIRCRSVSRRFNSLATQSDSLLLQLDQILGAAEPEPEINSPVASFFRSIFKSINGLLPIFSRSAKPAETPKSPAQILAGFNRIRSLDVELYGGDANLEKGAAVKWKAEFGETLKSSVIVAFRSATVNESATESPVNAVETDSEFVCGLKTRVVWTINALMAASTRHHLMRDLVKEHREMERLTVRDREGEGTVVMDAAGMKEYRETEACADEKGFERVRERTEVPNVRMSMRHAPLLKLKSGICLEAATLVVVRPSGVTSDDNDAELAMEAFAADCMYGEAVTALLKRRRNVLEMNSF, from the coding sequence ATGGACGCTTTTGATGCGATTCCTAACCACGTTATCATCGACATTTTGAACAGAGTTGGTGACGTCAAAACGCTGATACGATGTCGTTCCGTCTCGAGACGATTCAACTCGCTCGCTACTCAGTCAGACTCCCTCCTTCTCCAGCTCGATCAGATCCTCGGCGCCGCCGAGCCGGAACCGGAGATCAATTCTCCGGTGGCTAGCTTCTTCCGTTCGATCTTCAAATCCATTAACGGACTCCTCCCGATCTTCTCCAGATCCGCTAAACCGGCCGAAACTCCGAAATCTCCGGCTCAGATTCTCGCCGGATTCAACCGGATCCGGAGTCTTGACGTGGAGCTATACGGCGGCGACGCCAATCTCGAGAAAGGCGCCGCCGTTAAGTGGAAGGCGGAGTTCGGAGAAACTCTCAAGAGCTCCGTCATCGTCGCTTTCCGATCGGCGACGGTCAACGAATCCGCCACGGAATCTCCGGTCAACGCTGTTGAGACCGATTCGGAGTTCGTCTGCGGATTGAAAACGCGCGTGGTGTGGACGATCAACGCGCTGATGGCGGCCTCGACGCGTCACCACCTGATGAGAGATCTCGTGAAGGAGCACAGAGAGATGGAGAGGCTAACCGTGCGCGACAGAGAGGGGGAAGGCACGGTGGTGATGGACGCGGCGGGGATGAAAGAGTACAGAGAGACGGAAGCGTGTGCGGACGAGAAGGGTTTTGAGCGCGTGAGGGAGCGCACGGAGGTGCCTAACGTGAGGATGAGTATGAGACACGCGCCGTTGCTGAAGCTGAAGAGCGGGATTTGTCTCGAGGCCGCGACGCTCGTGGTCGTGAGGCCGAGTGGCGTGACTTCCGATGATAACGATGCTGAGCTGGCGATGGAGGCGTTCGCCGCCGATTGTATGTACGGAGAAGCCGTTACGGCATTGCTGAAACGTAGGAGAAATGTGTTAGAGATGAATTCCTTTTAG